The nucleotide window CAGGATAGCATTTAGTGCTGCAAATTCTGCTTAATGTGCATCGCAGCGACACccagagtagtagtagtagtagcgcGGTCCATAATATTGCAGCGAATAAGGTAGTAGGGCCCCTCAAGCAAGGTTCAGAGGTCCTCAGGGGATTGCACGTTCGCAAATTATTAGCCTCTGGTTGGTCATCACCATTGAGGCAGATCATGTGAAGTCAAGATCAGGCATAGGGCCTAGAAGCAGCGGCTCGCTGCAAGTTGGGTCGATGTATGCGGATAACAGCCCCGGCGAGAAAATGCCTTGTGCGTCAGTCTCCACAGGCCTGGATGTGTCATTGCTGCTAACAACAGAGAGCCAAGCATTATTTTCAGGTGGAAAGCTGGGACCATTTCTTGAGGCTAGAGGCACAGCGTTGCTGGTTTGTGGATATCGAGACTCAATCCAGGCCGTAAATGTTTCTGCTGCTACGCTCCGAAGGAAGTAGTGAGCTCGATTTGCGATGGGCCATTTCTGTTTCAGTGTCTTCAGACAGCCTAGAACCAGGATGATTCTGTTACAGTGATGATCAGAACATTCTGAGGAATGGATGCGACTTGTGGCAAGCTGGACCATTCCACAGAGTACTAAGCTGAAAACGACAAATGGACTGTATCTCTGCACGCTGGGGCGGACTGAGAGAAGATTGGAGAGTTGCTTGGATGCCTCCGTAGCTTTGATATCATGAACATGTCGGGTGAAGGATGGCGAAAGCCGAGATGGAATCTCTGGGCAAATCGGACACTCTGTTTCTGGACAGACGGGCCGAAGACTGCTTCTTGGAAGATGCAGGAGCATTGCAGCAAAGTGGATGGTAGTATGTGCCTGGAACAGTATTTCATCAACGCTGCCGTACGTATCCACGATATCGACTTTGTTTGGTGGAAGGTGATTTGTCCAGCTGACAAGCGCATTTTCCACAGCTTGCAAGTGATCCCGGTGTGTTTCTGGCAGGCTATTCAGGACTAATACCCGTGCCAGGATGCATACCGCTTCAATACGATAGCTGAACGATGAGTAGCTTGTTTCTTCATCAGCGAAGATGCGTTTATTGAACCCAGCAAGAGTTGGCGGTGAGGGTATATTGGTGTAATTGGCATATACGGACTCCTCGCACGGCAAAGCAACGTCGTAAGGAACACCGCTGCATCGCAAGACCACTCTCTTCTGCAAAGCTGCCATATAGACATCGACGATAAAAAGCTCCCACCACGTCCGGCGCAAGCTCTCAGCTTCCACGGCATTGGAAGACGTGGACGCAAACTCTTGTCGGTACATTCCAAGTTCCAACGCAATGTCGACAGCTTGCGAAAAGGATGTGTGAGCTTGCGAGCACTCGCCACGAGCGCATGAGAGTATCGAATAAAGCAAAAGTGCCTGGACCTTGCATGGCGTCCTCTCTCCATCAGCGCTCAGTTGCGCACTGGCCATATCAGGAAGGGAACCAGTAGACAAGAAATGGCCCCCTATGAGTGTGACCACTTCATGCAGGTACGCTGGGTACTTGCGTTCTTCATACAAGGGCGCGGGAACCAAGATTGGATGCGCTGAGTGAAAGTTCTCATAATACAGGCGGACTAGCCGAGCATCCGAATCTGCAGCGTCTTGAGCTTGGCCTTCCACGACTGGGCTCATGCGCTGGTTCTGCTGACCAGAAACAGTCGAAGAAGCATCACGCCCACTCATATCGGTAGGGTGAGGTGACAAGAGCAAGTCCGCGGAAGATGCATCGTGATGCTGCCGAAGTGCTTCACGGGTTTTCCGTCTCCCTCCACGTCTAGAAGGAAGATAATTACACTTTAGTCGGTTCTGTAAGCAGCGAGAGCAGGTGGGGGTTTGGGCGTCGCATTTCAGATGCTGCTTGCGACATTCCGTACAGGCCAGCGGTGACGGACGAGTCATGTTCAGTATTCTGGTTGGAAGCTCTCATTCATGCTGACATATGTCCAAAGAGAATAAGTAGTAGGAGCATATTATGAATACGAACAAACGACTGTTCCGGGGGTGAGGAAACAGAAGAATCCAGCTGGCGTCGAAGCAGATACAGTCATGGAGATGCACACTTCATGGTCCATGCCTACTCGGGTAAATGCAGACTCATAAGCTCACATGACTAAGCTATTTCCATACACAATTGGAATAGAGAAGCATGTAACTGTCGCCACTTGATTTCTTTACGAAGTCCattaattttactttatCACTTAAAGAAACTTTATTCTTAGGTGAGCGCATCTGAAATGCAAAATCAGACTACCTTCTATGGAACAAGATCATTACTATCCAATCTGCATCAGTTCCCTCGAAGAATGGCAGTCCTTCTAGAAAGACATTGAACTGGGTATTACTATGCATGGCTTATTTGCCTCAAACTGATCCAGGTCGCTGTAATACAAAGATGCCAATAGCAACAGTCTCTGGAATCCCAAATTCCAGGTCCTCCAAAACCCAGTTTAGATGCATACATATAAATCAACGCTAGTCATGAATCATAGCGAGTGTCCTGCACTCGTCTGTCCTtgtccaaatcctcctctcACCCCCTAAGATGCCTGATAGACATGGCTGCTCCGTCCAGTGTCGCGATCATAGATGTTGTAGCCGAAGTCCGCGGCATTGGGCGGCGTATACACTGAAAAAGCGTCAGACAACCATGAGTTTTAACGGGCTGTGAGCCAACTTACAGTGCAAAGAAACAGCAACTTGGTCTTTCTGTGGGTTCATGACCCTATGCAATCCGATCTGGTCACAGATATACGCAACTTCGTCGGTCTTGTACGTGGTCTCTTGCTTGACCGTCAAAGGCGTATCATGGCCCCGTTCGGGGTCTGGCGTGTCGTATATCACTTCGTTCAGTTCTCCCCCTAGAATCTTCATGATGCAGTGCGCATCTGCGTGGTCATGGATGGGCGAGCCTTTTTGCGGGTTCCAGACCAACACCAGCTGTCAACATGTTAGTCGTCAGGGACCATAACAACCTCCAATTTTGGGACTGACCAGGTTGGCACGGCCATTGATATCCTCCACCAAGTTGCGAGTATAGTTCTTGCTCACGTCGTTGCGTGCGAACCGTGACCAGTCTTTAGGGTTGGAAGCGTATTTGGACATGAAGGCAATCAGAACGTTGTGGTCAACATTTTCTCCATCAATGCCTCGAGAGCTACCCAGGTAGCTTCTCAAGTCTTGAACAAGCTGCTCAAATGTATAGTTGTCCTCTTCGACCAATAACGGAGCCGAGTCCTTGTTCAGATGGGAGGTAGTGTAGCTGGCAGCAGTGCCAGGGAAAGATGCAAGCATTGTAGAAGCCATTGTTGTCACCAAGATGTATAAGCTGATTGTTTGAAAGTTTGGTACCTATTGGAAATGGAACATGGTCTTCCCGTTGTTCCTTTATATCTAAATTGAGCTGTGATATTGGTAGCTTTAGATAAAGTCCCAGCTCCGTACTTTGttcaacacacacacagctTCTGGATGGCCGACAAGTTCAATCGGCGACCGGGGAGACACCTATCGGCGATTGCGAATCATCCAATGAACGCCCCGCGAATAACCATCAACCAATGAAAAGCTCCCATCAGAGGCATTCAGTAACCCCTTGAACTGGACCCCCGGAATCCGATCTACACACCGCGTGCGACAGACAAATGTCCCAGCTCAGGATCTCCTGAAAAGGCTCATGACGACGATAATCAAGTTCTAGGCCACTTGACCGCGCATATCATTACGTGGAGGTTTTGATCCTTCTGTCACGAAGAATGCCCAAATTGATCTAATTAATACCATCATACTATACACAACTAATCTATACAAACCTGCGCATAACCATCTTCAACGTATCAACAGCCCCCAGAACAGCCCGCAAACCACTACCCCCGATCCTAGCCGACGACATAGACATCGTAGACACACCTCTCCGACCACCACTACTCTCCATAACCTCGGGAACTTTCACAGGCATCCAAAGAAAAGCCCTCCGCCGATTCCCCGTATCACCCCAAGGCAATCTCCCACCCCGAACATTAACCTGCAACGAAGGATGCAAGAGACGAGGTTCACCCAACGCAGAATCCCTCTCCTGTCTCCATTTCACAAATTCCTCTTCCACAGTCCCCTCCTTCACATGCTTATTCCCCTCTTTCTGATCCTTGACTGTCACAAAGGCCTTAGGCGCCCGATTAGTCGTAGAATTCCCCTCAACCGCAGGCGGATAGTCATGTCCCGTATACAGCTTAACATGCTCCGGTAGTGCCAACAGCTTCCGCATGGTCTGATACAAGGCGCGGGCATCTCCATGCGGGAAATCACACCGCGCACTGCCCACGTCCGGGTTGAAGATCGAGTCTCCTGTGAATACATTGCTGCCTATCATGTACCCACTGTGATCGGGCGTGTGGCCTGGCAGGTGGAGGACTTGGGCGGTGATGTGTCCGATCTGGAAGGTCTCGTCATCTTGGAAGAGGTGGTCGAATGCGGTGGAGAGGTCGTTGGGCGGGATGTTGTATCGTTGTGCGAATGTGGCTTGGACTTGGCGGATGCGGTGGCCGGTGCAGATGGGGACTTTGGGGCTTGAttctgttgatgatgaggaggaggaggatgataagcgctgttgatgatggagctTGGTCTGGATGTAGTGAGCTGCGGTGAGATGGTCGGCGTGGGCGTGCGTCTCGAGGATTCGCGTGATGTGATAGCCCTTTGAGGTTGCAAGATCAAGAAGTTCGTCGGCTGAGGTTGTAGTCACGGTGAGTTGGGATGGGTCGAAGTCGAGGACTGGGTCGATAATCACGGCTTCGTGTGTCTCGGGACAGGCTACGATGTATTGCCATGTTGAGGTTTGTTTCTCGAAtatgggatggatgattggTTCCATCGTGTGATGTTGCTGGTGCCTCTTCTGTTCGTTGCGTATATGTTGCGATAGTGATGTATAGTATACTTCGTTCATGTAGTTTCTTTGACTTCATACAAATGACCCGATGCTCATgtcgctttcttttctagaatgttttctctttttatACGGAAAAGCCTCTTACATATATTCATTCCTCTTCTCGGGCGAGATGCTAATACTATGACTCCATACAATTGCCATCTCAATCCCGATCCCCGATCACCTACCTCGCCGACCTGAAGGCTTTTCATGGTCCCCGGGTTCCTGGCCTGAGTCAGAGGTAGAAACATATCCATCTCCTTATCTTATCCGCCACTGAACCAAAACAAGAACAGCAACTATTCTTACTATGTATAAAAAAGCAACCACAAGCCCATTGAAAGCCATGACCACCAGACTTACGTATCACCGCCCCAAACCACCTTCCCGGGCACTCAGGAGTACTTGAATTCCTCAGATCTGCGACAACATATCTCACTGGCCGAGAATTGCGGTGTGCATCGCCATAATGGCGTTGATGGTGTGATAAGCCGGTCGCCGAACGGATAAGCTTCAATCGCCGATACCTTTCTTCGCGGCACCCCCCTTGATTTTGTCTTGGTTGAGACCTGCCTGGTCGGAATGTGAGACTTGGATAACAGATTACAGGTCGGAGATTTTGCCCGGTTGGACTTTGTTGTTACTAGGTGTTGATTGCATGGGCTGATAGGCTGGCTGGCGGTGTTCTATCTGGTAGCAAGTTACTTGATATGGGAGGGCAAGGGGTTTCCCGTGGGAAAGGACATGTTGGTGCTGTGGGAGAGAAAGACGGTCACGAGAACAATGACCGCATAGGTTCCTAGTTGGGTTACTAGCAGGAGAGCAAAGGGGAGGCTCGGAGGTTCTTGGTCAGATGTCTCGTTCATCTGATATATTGGGAGAAGGTTGGTTGGTGCTTGATTTGAGAGGGTTTCGATATACTACGGTAGGGCTTTGTTGGTCGCCGAATCGGGGTTGAGTTGTCTTTTTCCACTTAGTATAGAGAAACGATAACTTCGTTCTTCGGGGACTCTCAATTGGGCAGTATTAGCGGATGTCGAGCGTAATTGACATGCTCACTCGTTGTGTTGGGATGTGAGAAGCTCGTTACGTATTGTAGGTGCTGCATGTGGGAGTTACTAATACAAAAGTGTCCTCTTGTGGATGACTACAGTGGAGGTTCTAGCGCCATTCTCGAAGGAGACCAGTGGGTATCAAGTGTCAaggagagctggaagatcGCTTGGCCTGGTTGGCCCCTTCTTGCAGCTCTGTTTGCTTTTGTGTAACAGTGGTCCTGCTTGCCGATAAGGTGGGAACAATGGCCGCATGGCCAATATCCGCAATAGAGGAGATGCATTTGGTGATTGTGAATAACGATTCTGCTACTTATCACTACATTAATAGGTCTTTCCAACCACTACGGGTCCCGATAAACACGGAAGTAATGATTTAAAGGTGCTTCTATCATGATGTAAGTGGAGGCAGATAGATGACACGCGATAAGACTCAGTTCCTGCGGCTGCCCTCGGATATCATCGAAAGTCCAGCTTTCCCGCCATCCGTATCCGCCTCCGCTCCCGTCCCCGCAGACTGCCTGTCCTGAACATGTCCTATGAAGTAATTGTGCAATAAGAAAAGCCTCTAGTAATCAATCATGACTCGGTAGTTGTAAGGGGTTATGAATTTCATCAAACGATTCGCTTATATGGTATCAAGAGTCGCATCGCCAAAAAGTTCAATTGCATCGCTGCGGTTTTAGTCGGTGTAGCTGGCTGCAGCCTTCGTTGTGTCTCTGGTCTGTTTGAGAAACGGTATCAAATCTGTCCCGCCCGTTCCTCTGACGCCGGCGTTGAGTTTCTCATGAGAATTGTCCACGATTGTCGACGTTGTCGTGGCCAGGTTTGTCCTCGAAGCTACTTGGTTTGGCGGCGGACTCCttgcagccatgatgatgtatCGAGTAACCATCCGCACATGCTTATCGCGGAATCCCCCAAGTGACATAACTGCCATGTTGTATGCATCCCTCAAAGCAGATCCGGGCTTGTGGCTCAAGACATAGGATCTCACATTGGACGTGCGGAGCATCATTTCCAAGAAGCGTCGGTGAGGGCCTGGCATATAGTTTCGCATGGTCTAGAAATATACAATCAATATCGACATTGCTTGGTCTGGTTGCCTCCTTGGAGATCAACTCTTACCTGCATGAAGCCAGTCATGACTTGAGGATTCGGCTTGCCGTGAGACTTGGTTTCTCCGGTGGCTGAATGCTCCACGCCCAAGAAAATGTCGAAGGCTTGAATCAACGAACTCTGAGCATTGCTACCACCACTGTATTGGTGCCACTCGCCCCGGCCTTCCCCGATATCGTAGAATACACCATTTGGTAACCCAGCTGATGCCATGTTCTTACTACCGGCCAGGTATGGGCGTAGTTGATGGTAAAAGACGGGCGGCGCACAATTTTCATACATGCGTTCCAAGAGGTCACCAAGTTCCTTCAGACCATAGTTCAGTTGCTCAAGACGAGAGACAACACGCTTGCTATCATCGACATTGGCTCCATGCATAGCATCCAGCATTAGCTCGATGAGCTGTGCTCCCTTGGCCTCGATGGCGACGGAGAGAACAAAAAACCATTCTTCGTCCTTGGTGCCAGTAAACGAGGTCACCACTGATAGATTGTCCGGATCCGTAACGTCTGTATCAGCGGATGGTACCGAGAAGTTCCAAAGATTGAGGGCAGCATAAG belongs to Aspergillus luchuensis IFO 4308 DNA, chromosome 3, nearly complete sequence and includes:
- a CDS encoding fungal specific transcription factor domain-containing protein (COG:K;~EggNog:ENOG410PV4G;~InterPro:IPR007219;~go_function: GO:0003677 - DNA binding [Evidence IEA];~go_function: GO:0008270 - zinc ion binding [Evidence IEA];~go_process: GO:0006351 - transcription, DNA-templated [Evidence IEA]) is translated as MSGRDASSTVSGQQNQRMSPVVEGQAQDAADSDARLVRLYYENFHSAHPILVPAPLYEERKYPAYLHEVVTLIGGHFLSTGSLPDMASAQLSADGERTPCKVQALLLYSILSCARGECSQAHTSFSQAVDIALELGMYRQEFASTSSNAVEAESLRRTWWELFIVDVYMAALQKRVVLRCSGVPYDVALPCEESVYANYTNIPSPPTLAGFNKRIFADEETSYSSFSYRIEAVCILARVLVLNSLPETHRDHLQAVENALVSWTNHLPPNKVDIVDTYGSVDEILFQAHTTIHFAAMLLHLPRSSLRPVCPETECPICPEIPSRLSPSFTRHVHDIKATEASKQLSNLLSVRPSVQRYSPFVVFSLVLCGMVQLATSRIHSSECSDHHCNRIILVLGCLKTLKQKWPIANRAHYFLRSVAAETFTAWIESRYPQTSNAVPLASRNGPSFPPENNAWLSVVSSNDTSRPVETDAQGIFSPGLLSAYIDPTCSEPLLLGPMPDLDFT
- a CDS encoding putative cysteine dioxygenase (COG:E;~EggNog:ENOG410PW2S;~InterPro:IPR014710,IPR010300,IPR011051;~PFAM:PF05995;~go_function: GO:0005506 - iron ion binding [Evidence IEA];~go_function: GO:0016702 - oxidoreductase activity, acting on single donors with incorporation of molecular oxygen, incorporation of two atoms of oxygen [Evidence IEA];~go_process: GO:0055114 - oxidation-reduction process [Evidence IEA]); amino-acid sequence: MASTMLASFPGTAASYTTSHLNKDSAPLLVEEDNYTFEQLVQDLRSYLGSSRGIDGENVDHNVLIAFMSKYASNPKDWSRFARNDVSKNYTRNLVEDINGRANLLVLVWNPQKGSPIHDHADAHCIMKILGGELNEVIYDTPDPERGHDTPLTVKQETTYKTDEVAYICDQIGLHRVMNPQKDQVAVSLHLYTPPNAADFGYNIYDRDTGRSSHVYQAS
- a CDS encoding MBL fold metallo-hydrolase (COG:S;~EggNog:ENOG410PIQ1;~InterPro:IPR001279,IPR036866;~PFAM:PF00753), translated to MNEVYYTSLSQHIRNEQKRHQQHHTMEPIIHPIFEKQTSTWQYIVACPETHEAVIIDPVLDFDPSQLTVTTTSADELLDLATSKGYHITRILETHAHADHLTAAHYIQTKLHHQQRLSSSSSSSSTESSPKVPICTGHRIRQVQATFAQRYNIPPNDLSTAFDHLFQDDETFQIGHITAQVLHLPGHTPDHSGYMIGSNVFTGDSIFNPDVGSARCDFPHGDARALYQTMRKLLALPEHVKLYTGHDYPPAVEGNSTTNRAPKAFVTVKDQKEGNKHVKEGTVEEEFVKWRQERDSALGEPRLLHPSLQVNVRGGRLPWGDTGNRRRAFLWMPVKVPEVMESSGGRRGVSTMSMSSARIGGSGLRAVLGAVDTLKMVMRRFV
- a CDS encoding indoleamine 2,3-dioxygenase (COG:E;~EggNog:ENOG410PFRQ;~InterPro:IPR037217,IPR000898;~PFAM:PF01231;~go_function: GO:0020037 - heme binding [Evidence IEA];~go_function: GO:0046872 - metal ion binding [Evidence IEA];~go_process: GO:0019441 - tryptophan catabolic process to kynurenine [Evidence IEA]), with the protein product MLYTPDISLVEYGVSLQNGFLPEVPPVRRLGDPYYSPWEDIAQDLPELIQTGTIRRSVDGLDILSTKKLRGEPEWRRAYVVLAYLTHAYIWGGDKPKDVLPPCISRPFIEVSNHLELPPCATYAALNLWNFSVPSADTDVTDPDNLSVVTSFTGTKDEEWFFVLSVAIEAKGAQLIELMLDAMHGANVDDSKRVVSRLEQLNYGLKELGDLLERMYENCAPPVFYHQLRPYLAGSKNMASAGLPNGVFYDIGEGRGEWHQYSGGSNAQSSLIQAFDIFLGVEHSATGETKSHGKPNPQVMTGFMQTMRNYMPGPHRRFLEMMLRTSNVRSYVLSHKPGSALRDAYNMAVMSLGGFRDKHVRMVTRYIIMAARSPPPNQVASRTNLATTTSTIVDNSHEKLNAGVRGTGGTDLIPFLKQTRDTTKAAASYTD